The Desulfurellaceae bacterium genome includes a region encoding these proteins:
- the infB gene encoding translation initiation factor IF-2, translating into MPRKRVHELAKELGLETRQLIAKLELVGVQGKKPQSTLTDDEFALVRAGDAPQPTPDFVLGEEKLVAERVVTEVDQNEHLVTAREEVRESRIKPNVIRRRTKRVEVHEEAAPPSEPVFTAPSLNESFSAPPPIAFGSPDPVPPPLPQQPAVLPPAPQEPSETPALIPALPQDTPEPPVPAGLATEARHALSTDAPSLAEPVSEEPPAAVQPPVDVSAAEPPPAQDLPDEDLPADIPDAGVAIEVRKVPHPEVAPGPPEQAEPAEPGQVTPLAARSPADDPLPPEPAPSAETGTPPQAAGPADAGQKQPSGLRSARVLGRIDLGKLQEAKPSRPEVKVSAPSSAPQPVAFRESLRNGGDGLPASLPKKGKKRKVIRKPEFQNAPEHDVRQARGPAKKRRIQPGKEQRQTEITVPRASKRVIRISEVITVGDLSKQMGVKAGEVIKKLMGLGLMATINQVLDMDTAALIAGEFEHTIENVAFNVDSVLEDSHEALEDDGQLAGRPPVVTIMGHVDHGKTSLLDTIRQTNVTAHEHGGITQHIGAYSVEVDGRRLTFLDTPGHEAFTAMRARGAEVTDIVTLIVAADDGVMPQTVEAINHARAADVPIIVAVNKIDKPGADPDRVKRGLMNHGLLAEDLGGDIIMAPVSALTGEGIPELLELILLQADIMELRSHPDKLARGIIVEAKLDRGRGPVATVLVQEGELKIGDPFVCGIQHGRVRAMLDSWGHKVEKASSSMPVEILGLTGVPAAGDSFVVLNDEAKARQVTDHRRSKRRETELAKNTTRTSLEDFHQQVQAGAVKDIRVIIKGDVQGSIEAISDALNRLSTDEVKVSILHASPGGITESDVLLATASRGVIIGFNVRAESKAAQMAEREGIELRLYNVIYELIEDIRAALEGLLEPVYEEKLLGQAEVRQVFSISRLGMIAGCYINEGRVQRGVQARLRRDNKVIYEGKVATLKRFKDDVREVAAGTECGVGLESCKDIQPGDALEIYELEQVLRRLEPKPRPEEQQRA; encoded by the coding sequence ATGCCACGAAAGCGCGTCCACGAATTGGCCAAGGAATTGGGGCTGGAGACCCGTCAGCTCATCGCCAAGCTTGAGCTTGTGGGGGTACAGGGGAAAAAGCCCCAGAGCACGCTGACCGACGACGAGTTCGCCTTGGTCCGTGCCGGAGATGCTCCGCAGCCGACCCCAGACTTCGTGCTGGGAGAGGAAAAACTCGTCGCAGAACGCGTGGTGACCGAGGTTGACCAAAATGAGCATCTCGTGACTGCCCGGGAGGAAGTGCGTGAGAGCCGCATCAAGCCCAACGTCATCCGGCGTCGGACCAAACGGGTTGAGGTCCATGAGGAAGCGGCTCCACCCTCAGAGCCGGTCTTCACCGCCCCGTCTCTCAACGAGTCCTTCAGCGCACCGCCACCAATCGCTTTTGGTTCGCCCGACCCGGTTCCGCCGCCTCTTCCGCAACAACCTGCCGTCCTCCCTCCGGCGCCCCAGGAGCCAAGCGAAACGCCAGCCCTGATTCCGGCTTTACCCCAGGACACACCCGAGCCGCCCGTCCCGGCTGGCCTGGCGACCGAAGCCCGACACGCGTTGTCCACCGACGCTCCCAGCCTAGCGGAGCCCGTCTCGGAAGAGCCGCCGGCTGCCGTTCAGCCGCCCGTCGACGTGTCCGCCGCAGAGCCTCCGCCTGCCCAAGACCTGCCGGATGAAGACCTGCCGGCCGACATACCGGATGCAGGGGTAGCTATCGAGGTGCGGAAAGTGCCCCACCCCGAGGTCGCCCCCGGCCCCCCGGAACAAGCCGAGCCAGCCGAGCCGGGCCAAGTGACACCGCTTGCAGCCCGCTCCCCGGCCGACGACCCCTTGCCGCCCGAACCCGCTCCGTCGGCCGAGACAGGCACGCCGCCCCAGGCAGCAGGTCCAGCCGACGCTGGCCAGAAACAGCCGAGCGGCCTCCGCTCGGCCCGGGTCCTGGGCCGTATCGATCTCGGTAAGCTGCAAGAGGCCAAGCCCAGCCGTCCGGAGGTCAAGGTTTCTGCCCCCTCGTCCGCCCCCCAGCCGGTCGCCTTTCGTGAATCGCTACGGAACGGCGGTGATGGGCTGCCCGCCAGCCTGCCCAAAAAAGGCAAAAAGCGGAAAGTCATCCGCAAGCCCGAGTTTCAGAATGCTCCCGAGCACGACGTTCGCCAGGCCCGCGGCCCGGCCAAAAAGCGCCGCATCCAACCCGGCAAAGAGCAACGCCAGACCGAGATCACCGTTCCCAGAGCCAGTAAGCGCGTGATCCGCATTTCCGAGGTCATTACGGTCGGCGACTTATCCAAACAGATGGGTGTCAAGGCCGGGGAGGTCATTAAAAAGCTCATGGGCCTGGGTCTGATGGCAACCATCAACCAAGTCCTGGATATGGATACCGCGGCCCTGATCGCCGGTGAGTTCGAGCATACGATTGAGAACGTTGCCTTTAACGTCGATTCGGTCCTGGAAGACAGCCATGAGGCGCTTGAGGACGACGGCCAGCTCGCAGGCCGCCCGCCGGTCGTCACCATCATGGGTCATGTCGATCACGGCAAAACGTCTCTTCTCGATACGATCCGTCAGACCAATGTCACCGCCCACGAGCACGGTGGCATTACCCAGCATATCGGTGCCTACAGTGTCGAGGTGGACGGCCGTCGCCTGACCTTTCTGGACACGCCGGGCCACGAAGCCTTCACCGCCATGCGGGCGCGTGGGGCCGAGGTCACCGATATCGTGACCCTCATTGTTGCCGCCGACGACGGCGTGATGCCACAGACCGTCGAGGCGATTAACCATGCCAGGGCGGCGGACGTGCCGATCATTGTAGCGGTCAATAAAATCGACAAACCCGGCGCCGATCCGGATCGTGTCAAACGTGGACTGATGAATCATGGACTGCTGGCCGAGGATCTTGGCGGCGATATCATCATGGCGCCGGTGTCGGCCCTGACCGGGGAGGGCATTCCTGAACTGCTGGAGCTGATTCTGCTCCAAGCAGATATCATGGAGCTGCGTTCTCATCCCGACAAACTTGCCCGGGGCATCATCGTCGAGGCCAAACTCGACCGTGGCCGCGGCCCGGTTGCCACCGTCCTCGTCCAGGAGGGCGAACTCAAAATCGGCGACCCGTTCGTGTGCGGCATCCAGCACGGACGGGTTCGCGCCATGCTCGACAGCTGGGGCCACAAGGTCGAAAAAGCGTCGTCGTCCATGCCGGTCGAGATTCTGGGATTGACCGGGGTGCCGGCAGCCGGCGACTCTTTTGTCGTGCTCAACGATGAGGCCAAAGCGCGTCAAGTCACCGACCATCGGCGTTCCAAACGCCGCGAGACCGAGTTGGCCAAAAATACGACCCGCACCTCGCTCGAAGACTTTCACCAGCAGGTCCAGGCCGGCGCGGTGAAAGACATCCGGGTCATCATCAAGGGAGACGTACAAGGCTCGATCGAAGCCATCAGCGACGCCCTCAACCGTTTGTCTACCGACGAAGTCAAGGTCTCCATCCTGCACGCTTCGCCTGGCGGCATCACCGAGTCAGACGTTCTGCTGGCAACCGCCTCCAGGGGTGTCATCATCGGTTTCAACGTCCGCGCCGAGAGCAAAGCCGCCCAGATGGCCGAACGGGAAGGCATTGAGCTCCGGCTGTACAATGTCATCTACGAGCTAATTGAAGACATCCGCGCCGCCCTCGAAGGCTTGCTTGAACCGGTCTACGAGGAAAAACTGCTGGGTCAGGCTGAGGTTCGCCAGGTCTTCTCAATCTCTCGCCTGGGCATGATCGCCGGCTGCTATATCAATGAGGGCCGCGTCCAGCGTGGCGTCCAGGCCCGACTTCGGCGCGATAACAAAGTCATCTACGAGGGAAAAGTCGCTACCCTGAAGCGCTTCAAGGACGATGTCCGAGAGGTCGCGGCCGGAACCGAGTGTGGGGTCGGGCTCGAGAGCTGTAAAGACATTCAGCCCGGAGACGCCCTCGAGATTTACGAGCTTGAACAGGTGCTGCGCCGCCTCGAACCCAAACCGCGCCCCGAAGAGCAACAACGCGCCTGA
- the rbfA gene encoding 30S ribosome-binding factor RbfA, producing the protein MASRRSERVSGLLLETVAAILLREVKDPRVRGVILTAASISPDLGDARIFFRTLGSAERQPNRAEVEAGLKSAGPYIRRQIAGRLQLRRIPQLRFVYDTSIDQANHMESLLQQARTKAAAPTPSASQENKPPCPK; encoded by the coding sequence ATGGCCTCTCGAAGATCCGAACGTGTCAGCGGTCTCCTGCTGGAGACGGTGGCCGCCATACTGCTCCGGGAAGTCAAAGACCCGCGGGTGAGAGGCGTCATCCTGACCGCCGCCTCTATCAGCCCGGACCTGGGTGACGCCAGGATTTTCTTCCGTACGCTCGGCTCTGCCGAGCGCCAGCCGAACCGGGCCGAGGTCGAAGCCGGCCTGAAAAGCGCCGGTCCGTACATCCGTCGCCAGATCGCCGGACGCCTGCAACTGCGCCGGATTCCCCAACTGCGTTTCGTGTACGACACGAGTATTGATCAGGCGAATCATATGGAGTCACTGTTGCAGCAGGCCCGGACCAAGGCCGCCGCTCCAACCCCCTCGGCATCTCAAGAGAACAAACCACCGTGTCCGAAGTAA
- a CDS encoding DUF503 domain-containing protein has protein sequence MVVGVLQLAVYINGSHSLKEKRGVLRRIKNRVRNEFNVSIAECGGQDLWQKAVLGICQVGTDQAYIDGGLRAVVRFIEKLHLAEVGEEAVEFLHY, from the coding sequence GTGGTCGTTGGGGTCTTACAGCTGGCCGTGTATATCAATGGCAGCCACTCGCTCAAAGAGAAACGGGGGGTGCTGCGCCGGATCAAGAACCGGGTGCGCAACGAGTTCAACGTATCCATTGCCGAGTGTGGTGGACAGGACTTATGGCAAAAAGCCGTCCTCGGCATCTGCCAGGTCGGCACGGACCAGGCCTATATTGACGGGGGCCTGCGAGCCGTCGTGCGCTTTATCGAAAAACTTCACTTGGCCGAGGTCGGCGAGGAAGCCGTCGAGTTCCTGCATTACTAG
- a CDS encoding OB-fold domain-containing protein produces the protein MAAEATDNTQRAIAPMLRLPTSPDTKPYLVGYRCTACGAHFIGAGRVGCSKCTATDPLSEVALSDHGTLYVYSIVHQSVPGVPVPYVSAIVDLPEGVSVRCNLVDVEPDPAKLQFGMPVEMVTRKVRERKEKNAQGGEETIDIIAFFFKPSQN, from the coding sequence ATGGCGGCAGAAGCAACAGACAATACACAACGGGCAATCGCCCCCATGCTGCGCTTGCCGACCTCCCCCGATACAAAACCCTATCTGGTCGGCTACCGCTGCACCGCGTGCGGCGCCCACTTCATCGGGGCCGGTCGGGTGGGCTGTAGTAAATGTACGGCCACCGACCCGCTCAGCGAGGTCGCACTCAGCGACCACGGCACCCTGTATGTCTACTCCATCGTCCACCAGTCGGTCCCCGGCGTGCCGGTGCCGTATGTATCGGCCATTGTTGACCTGCCCGAGGGAGTCAGCGTGCGCTGCAATCTGGTCGATGTTGAGCCCGACCCGGCCAAGCTCCAGTTTGGCATGCCGGTTGAAATGGTGACCCGAAAAGTCCGCGAACGCAAAGAGAAAAATGCCCAGGGCGGAGAAGAAACTATTGATATCATTGCTTTTTTCTTCAAGCCCAGCCAGAATTGA
- a CDS encoding ribosome maturation factor RimP codes for MPTFFLEMQSGDRDIVRQVERIAAEVVEATGCEIWEVVFRSEARQWILRITLDRQDGVPLDDLTQIHRELSDVLDAHDLIPRRYTLEVSSPGINRPLLRPSHYTRYLGQRIRLQTTSVRHGQRTFSGPLRETDERQVSIEDGELGLVHIPWQAIARAHVDYEFPVGGQKKKHVGRRKTAH; via the coding sequence GTGCCCACTTTTTTTTTGGAGATGCAGTCTGGAGACCGAGACATTGTCCGGCAAGTCGAGCGCATCGCGGCCGAGGTGGTAGAAGCGACGGGCTGTGAAATCTGGGAGGTTGTCTTTCGATCAGAAGCCAGACAGTGGATACTCCGCATCACGCTTGATCGACAAGACGGCGTTCCGCTTGACGATTTGACGCAGATCCACCGGGAACTGAGCGACGTGCTCGACGCCCATGACCTCATACCCCGACGCTATACGCTTGAGGTGTCTTCGCCTGGCATTAACCGCCCGCTGCTCCGCCCGAGTCACTACACCCGCTATCTCGGCCAGCGAATTCGTCTCCAGACAACAAGCGTCAGGCACGGCCAGCGGACGTTTAGCGGTCCGCTGAGAGAAACGGATGAGCGTCAGGTCAGTATTGAGGACGGAGAGCTTGGCCTAGTGCATATTCCCTGGCAGGCGATAGCCAGAGCGCATGTCGATTATGAGTTTCCGGTCGGCGGCCAGAAGAAAAAACACGTGGGACGACGGAAAACGGCCCACTAG
- the nusA gene encoding transcription termination/antitermination protein NusA has protein sequence MQPDLNRVIEQVSKEKGMDRQVIIEAIESAMLSAARRTFGQKQIEAKFNHEIGEVELFEIKTVVQTVTDPETEITLADARANMDPEAQEGDELLSKLPATSFGRIAAQVAKQSVIQKVREAERELIYNEFRDRKGEIFSGIVQRIERKNIIVNLGRTDAVLPEKEQIPWERYRQGDRIRAFVLDVEMSHKGPQIVLSRTHPGFLIKLFEQEAPEVYEGIIEIKGAAREPGSRAKIAVHSTDPDVDPVGACVGMKGTRVQAVVQELRGERVDIVPWTPDPAEYVCRAILPAKVSKIILDEDDHAMEIIVPDDQLSLAIGKKGQNVRLASRLTAWRLDVRSESEIELERTRALESLTGMTGIGDLTAELLYQQGYKSAADVAEADEATLAELEGIEADKAQAILQAAQDYVDEQAAAEADPQEPVDTPDGPAGQTGSPQSALVGQAATGVDGAQAASEEV, from the coding sequence ATGCAGCCAGATCTCAATCGGGTGATCGAACAGGTCAGCAAAGAAAAAGGCATGGATCGTCAGGTCATCATTGAAGCCATTGAGAGCGCCATGCTGTCCGCCGCCAGACGCACCTTTGGTCAGAAACAGATCGAGGCCAAATTCAATCACGAGATCGGTGAGGTGGAACTGTTTGAAATCAAGACCGTGGTGCAGACCGTGACCGACCCGGAAACCGAGATCACGCTTGCCGACGCCCGGGCCAATATGGATCCCGAAGCCCAGGAGGGCGATGAGTTGCTCAGTAAGTTGCCGGCCACCTCGTTCGGCCGGATCGCCGCCCAGGTGGCCAAGCAAAGCGTGATTCAGAAGGTACGGGAAGCCGAGCGCGAGCTGATCTACAACGAATTTCGGGATCGCAAAGGCGAAATCTTCTCCGGCATCGTGCAGCGTATCGAGCGCAAGAACATTATCGTCAACCTCGGCCGTACCGACGCTGTCCTGCCCGAAAAAGAACAGATTCCCTGGGAACGGTATCGGCAGGGAGACCGCATTCGCGCCTTTGTGCTGGATGTCGAGATGTCCCATAAAGGTCCCCAGATTGTCCTGTCTCGCACCCATCCCGGTTTCCTGATCAAACTCTTTGAGCAGGAAGCGCCCGAGGTCTACGAAGGGATTATTGAAATCAAAGGGGCGGCCCGTGAGCCGGGCAGCCGGGCCAAGATTGCCGTCCATTCCACCGACCCGGATGTCGACCCGGTTGGTGCCTGCGTGGGCATGAAGGGCACCCGAGTCCAGGCCGTCGTGCAGGAACTCCGTGGCGAACGGGTCGATATCGTACCCTGGACACCCGATCCGGCCGAGTACGTCTGCCGAGCCATCTTGCCAGCCAAGGTGTCCAAGATTATTCTCGACGAAGATGACCACGCGATGGAAATCATCGTTCCCGACGATCAGCTGTCCTTGGCCATTGGCAAAAAAGGCCAGAACGTCCGTCTGGCTTCTCGTTTGACAGCCTGGCGGCTCGATGTCCGCTCAGAATCCGAGATCGAGCTGGAACGCACGCGCGCGCTGGAGTCGTTGACCGGCATGACGGGCATTGGCGATCTGACCGCAGAACTCTTATACCAACAGGGCTATAAATCGGCCGCCGACGTGGCTGAAGCCGATGAGGCCACCCTGGCCGAACTGGAGGGCATAGAAGCGGATAAGGCCCAAGCCATCCTCCAGGCCGCCCAGGACTATGTCGACGAGCAGGCCGCAGCAGAAGCCGACCCTCAGGAACCGGTCGACACGCCAGACGGGCCAGCGGGGCAGACGGGCAGCCCCCAGTCAGCCCTCGTGGGCCAAGCCGCCACCGGGGTAGACGGTGCACAGGCGGCATCGGAAGAAGTATGA
- a CDS encoding transcription elongation factor GreA, which produces MELPITKRLRQELEELYHELNVKIPKDLQEAAAHGDLSENAEYEAARARQDFVRARIAQHEERISQLSLYDLSSIPKDVVAYGSQVKLEDIDSGEIVEYRIVFPEEVDPASGKISLHSPIGQALLHKSVDDEAEVLTPQGKRIYEIIELTTLHERNNDLNS; this is translated from the coding sequence ATGGAACTGCCTATTACAAAACGGCTCAGACAAGAGCTCGAAGAACTCTACCACGAGCTGAACGTGAAGATTCCAAAAGATCTCCAGGAGGCGGCCGCCCATGGTGATCTGAGTGAGAATGCCGAGTATGAGGCCGCCCGGGCGCGCCAGGACTTTGTCCGGGCGCGCATTGCTCAACATGAAGAGCGGATAAGCCAGTTGTCCCTGTACGACTTATCGAGCATTCCCAAAGATGTGGTCGCGTATGGGAGCCAAGTCAAACTCGAAGACATCGACAGCGGAGAGATTGTCGAGTACCGCATCGTCTTTCCAGAGGAAGTCGATCCTGCCAGCGGCAAGATCTCCCTCCACTCACCGATTGGCCAAGCGCTGCTGCATAAATCGGTTGACGACGAGGCCGAGGTGTTGACCCCTCAGGGCAAACGGATCTACGAAATCATCGAGCTGACTACCCTGCACGAGAGAAACAACGATCTGAACAGCTGA
- a CDS encoding thiolase family protein, which translates to MKDVYVLGVGMIKFGRYPDKDVSQLGAEAALGALTDAGMSIKDIEMFVCGNLFQANAMNGQKILQQIGQTGIPVFNVSNACATGSTAFREAYVGVASGMYDVTMAVGVEQMGKMGLLGGGARSGGESVEGVLGSGLMPAVFGQAGVEHMRKYGTTAEQFAKISVKNHKHSVHNPLSQYQVEVSLGDVMKARMVAYPNTLYMCCPTGDGAAATILVSEEKLKQFTTKPIKVAASVLTSDPYTDRDLTMPDVNTLTQNAAKQAYEKSGLGPQDLDLVELHDCFATAELLHYENLGLCGEGEAGQLIDQGETALGGKIPVNVSGGLLSKGHPLGATGVANIYELVNQLRGNGGARQVEGAKAGLAHVIGLGSACTVHILTA; encoded by the coding sequence ATGAAAGACGTATACGTACTCGGCGTAGGAATGATTAAATTTGGTCGCTATCCGGACAAGGATGTTTCCCAGCTCGGTGCCGAAGCCGCTCTCGGCGCCCTCACAGATGCCGGCATGTCGATCAAGGATATCGAGATGTTCGTGTGCGGCAACCTGTTTCAGGCCAACGCCATGAACGGCCAGAAGATTCTGCAGCAGATCGGGCAGACCGGCATCCCCGTCTTTAACGTCTCCAACGCCTGCGCGACCGGTTCGACCGCCTTCCGCGAAGCCTATGTCGGCGTTGCCTCCGGCATGTACGATGTCACCATGGCGGTCGGCGTTGAGCAGATGGGCAAAATGGGCCTGCTCGGCGGCGGCGCACGGAGCGGCGGCGAGAGTGTCGAGGGCGTCCTGGGCAGTGGTCTGATGCCGGCGGTGTTTGGCCAGGCCGGGGTTGAACACATGCGCAAGTATGGCACCACGGCGGAACAGTTTGCCAAGATCTCGGTCAAAAATCACAAACACTCGGTCCATAACCCTCTGTCTCAGTACCAGGTTGAGGTGTCTCTGGGCGACGTGATGAAAGCCCGGATGGTCGCCTACCCGAACACCCTGTATATGTGCTGCCCGACCGGCGACGGGGCGGCCGCAACCATTCTGGTCTCTGAAGAAAAGCTCAAGCAGTTCACCACCAAGCCGATCAAGGTGGCGGCTTCGGTCCTGACGTCCGATCCGTATACCGACCGTGACCTGACCATGCCCGACGTCAACACCCTGACCCAAAATGCGGCCAAACAGGCCTATGAAAAATCCGGTCTCGGTCCCCAGGACCTTGATCTGGTCGAACTGCACGACTGCTTTGCCACGGCCGAGCTGCTGCACTATGAAAACCTCGGTCTGTGTGGCGAGGGGGAAGCCGGTCAGTTGATTGACCAGGGTGAGACCGCCCTGGGCGGCAAAATCCCGGTCAACGTCAGCGGCGGACTGCTGTCAAAAGGCCATCCGCTCGGCGCAACCGGAGTGGCCAATATCTATGAGCTGGTCAACCAGCTGCGCGGCAACGGCGGAGCGCGGCAGGTCGAAGGGGCCAAGGCCGGTCTGGCCCACGTCATTGGCCTGGGCTCGGCGTGTACGGTCCACATTCTCACCGCCTGA
- the rpsO gene encoding 30S ribosomal protein S15, translating into MSVQTAAQKLETIEEYRTHEQDTGSPEVQIALLTKRISYLTEHFKTHAKDHHSRRGLLLLVGRRRRLLDYLRDIDPRRYRTIVTRLGLRR; encoded by the coding sequence ATGAGCGTGCAGACCGCCGCCCAAAAACTTGAGACAATCGAAGAATACCGGACCCATGAGCAGGATACCGGTTCCCCGGAAGTCCAGATTGCGCTGTTGACCAAACGGATCAGCTATCTGACCGAGCATTTCAAAACCCACGCCAAAGATCACCACTCGCGTCGCGGCCTACTCCTGCTGGTTGGCCGGCGCCGGCGCTTGCTCGACTATCTGCGCGATATTGACCCACGGCGCTACCGAACGATCGTCACCCGCCTCGGGTTACGCCGCTAG
- the pnp gene encoding polyribonucleotide nucleotidyltransferase yields the protein MIDRVNQVATPKLEQALFVPAKHERADAIQAAEGEVVSALADEYQGREKDLAGAFEDLTSTLLRTAVVQDNRRVDGRGLADIRPITCEVGVLPRTHGSAVFTRGETQALVVTTLGTASDEQRVDSLTGEHSKRFMLHYNFPPFSVGEARPMRNPGRREIGHGTLAERALSAVQPPATEFPYTVRIVSEILESNGSSSMASVCGGTLALMDAGVPITAPVAGIAMGLIKEGEEVRILSDILGDEDHLGDMDFKVTGTTEGITALQMDIKISGVTREIMRQALYQAREGRLHILNEMVRALEAPRTVVAASAPRIHLIKVNPDKIRDIIGPGGKMIRSIVEETGAKIDVEDDGTVCIASPDTESLEKALSKIERITAEAVIGQVYTGLVKKVVDFGAFVEILPGRDGLVHISQLSDERVRRVTDVVQEGDEILVKVLEVDRQGKIRLSHKDALDEQQRAGGNS from the coding sequence CTGATTGACCGTGTCAATCAAGTGGCCACCCCCAAGCTGGAGCAGGCGCTGTTCGTCCCGGCCAAACATGAGCGCGCCGACGCGATTCAGGCGGCCGAAGGCGAGGTGGTGAGCGCCTTGGCAGACGAGTATCAAGGCCGCGAAAAGGACCTGGCCGGGGCATTTGAAGATCTGACCAGCACCCTACTGCGCACCGCAGTCGTTCAGGACAACCGCCGGGTGGACGGGCGGGGACTGGCCGATATCCGTCCCATTACCTGTGAGGTCGGCGTACTGCCGCGCACCCACGGCTCGGCCGTTTTCACCCGGGGTGAAACCCAGGCGCTGGTTGTCACGACCCTGGGCACGGCTTCGGATGAGCAACGGGTTGACAGCCTGACCGGCGAACACTCGAAACGCTTCATGCTGCACTACAACTTCCCGCCCTTCAGCGTGGGCGAGGCCCGACCCATGCGGAACCCCGGTCGGCGGGAGATTGGCCACGGCACCCTGGCCGAACGCGCCCTGTCGGCCGTCCAACCACCGGCGACCGAGTTTCCGTACACCGTGCGCATCGTGTCAGAAATCCTCGAGTCGAACGGTTCGTCGTCAATGGCCAGCGTGTGTGGCGGCACCCTGGCGCTGATGGACGCTGGCGTGCCCATCACGGCTCCGGTTGCCGGGATTGCCATGGGGCTGATCAAAGAGGGCGAAGAGGTGCGGATCCTGAGCGATATCCTGGGCGATGAAGACCACCTGGGTGATATGGACTTCAAAGTGACCGGCACGACCGAAGGCATTACCGCCCTGCAGATGGATATTAAAATCTCGGGGGTCACCCGCGAGATCATGCGCCAAGCCCTGTATCAGGCCCGGGAGGGCCGCCTGCATATCCTGAACGAGATGGTCCGCGCCCTCGAAGCGCCCCGGACAGTGGTGGCCGCCTCTGCCCCACGCATCCACCTGATCAAAGTCAACCCGGACAAAATCCGCGACATCATTGGCCCCGGCGGCAAGATGATTCGCTCAATTGTCGAGGAGACTGGGGCAAAGATCGACGTTGAAGACGACGGGACGGTGTGTATCGCCTCGCCCGATACCGAGTCCCTGGAAAAGGCCCTGTCCAAGATCGAGCGTATCACGGCCGAGGCCGTGATCGGCCAAGTCTATACCGGTCTGGTTAAGAAAGTCGTTGACTTTGGCGCCTTTGTGGAGATTTTGCCCGGCCGCGATGGCTTGGTGCATATTTCTCAACTCAGCGACGAGCGCGTGCGGCGGGTCACCGATGTAGTCCAGGAGGGCGATGAAATCCTGGTCAAAGTCCTGGAGGTTGACCGTCAGGGAAAAATCCGGCTCAGCCACAAAGACGCGCTTGACGAACAGCAACGGGCGGGTGGAAACAGCTAG
- a CDS encoding YlxR family protein: MKRAKPLRRCVGCGQRERQGRLFRFALGQDGLLQPGPGPGRGAYLHPRRACLDAFRKARASFVRSLKTTVSREVRERYASLIENSLTL, encoded by the coding sequence ATGAAGCGGGCCAAGCCTCTACGTCGCTGTGTCGGCTGTGGGCAGCGTGAGCGGCAGGGACGCCTGTTCCGCTTTGCCCTGGGCCAAGACGGACTCTTGCAGCCCGGCCCCGGCCCCGGCCGAGGAGCCTATCTCCATCCGCGTCGCGCGTGTCTGGATGCCTTTAGGAAGGCCCGTGCAAGCTTTGTCCGCTCGCTCAAGACAACGGTTTCGCGAGAAGTCCGAGAACGCTACGCCAGCCTGATTGAGAACAGCCTGACACTGTGA
- the truB gene encoding tRNA pseudouridine(55) synthase TruB produces MSEVNGLLLVDKPVGMTSADVIRRLKKVLDKKTKIGHLGTLDPFASGVLPVCIGTGTKIAQFLMAENKAYSGTIRLGVQTDTQDVTGTISQTAPVPSYSSDVLRELERRFCGDIVQTPPMYSAIKKNGVPLYKLARQGLVVERQPRPAVIHRLSLEAQAPDTLGFSVSCSKGTYVRTLAADLGAVLGCGACLLSLRRTTFGPFGLDDSLPLNTLLEEPDWLRTGLLSLSRALGHYRGVEIAPSAVHLLRHGQQAPLSELPPASAPDELIRLVTPDGTLVALARHHPERWRLARVL; encoded by the coding sequence GTGTCCGAAGTAAATGGTCTGCTGCTGGTTGACAAGCCAGTCGGGATGACGTCCGCCGATGTCATCCGCCGCCTGAAAAAAGTCCTTGATAAGAAGACAAAAATCGGCCATCTGGGAACGCTTGATCCGTTTGCCAGCGGGGTGTTGCCGGTATGTATCGGTACCGGCACCAAAATCGCCCAGTTCCTGATGGCCGAAAACAAGGCGTATAGCGGAACCATTCGGCTCGGCGTGCAAACCGATACCCAGGACGTGACGGGCACCATCAGCCAGACGGCTCCAGTCCCCAGCTATAGCTCCGATGTCCTGCGCGAGCTTGAGCGACGCTTCTGCGGAGACATTGTCCAGACTCCGCCCATGTATTCGGCCATCAAGAAAAACGGCGTTCCGCTCTACAAGCTCGCCCGCCAGGGTCTCGTGGTCGAGCGCCAGCCCCGGCCGGCGGTGATTCATCGCCTCAGCCTCGAAGCCCAGGCCCCGGATACCCTCGGCTTCTCGGTCAGCTGCTCCAAGGGCACCTATGTGCGGACCCTGGCCGCCGACCTCGGCGCGGTCCTCGGCTGTGGGGCCTGTCTGCTGAGCCTGAGACGGACCACCTTTGGGCCGTTCGGACTTGATGACAGCCTGCCCCTGAATACGCTCCTGGAAGAGCCGGACTGGCTCAGGACCGGCCTGCTTTCCCTCTCTCGGGCCCTCGGCCACTACCGCGGGGTCGAGATTGCTCCGTCAGCGGTCCACCTGCTGCGCCACGGCCAACAAGCCCCCCTGTCTGAGCTGCCGCCGGCCTCGGCCCCAGACGAACTCATCCGGCTCGTCACCCCGGACGGAACCCTGGTCGCCCTGGCCCGACACCACCCCGAGCGATGGCGGCTGGCCCGGGTCTTGTGA